In the genome of Dermacentor silvarum isolate Dsil-2018 chromosome 1, BIME_Dsil_1.4, whole genome shotgun sequence, one region contains:
- the LOC119458897 gene encoding vesicle transport protein SEC20-like, translated as MASLWKSNIKNTSNSANAERNLLQEILKLDLRVKSCIQDIQNGCTSREDLNAKNLEAAESMRSYKKTLEALKALAMEQDKVQDKERLILKAEECVKGMKCNIEALRKANLVAEKNIHDQDRERLLSGGHVRQRGRADKETLMRSTSGMTENLFSISRMMADQVKHSENALDLLVGTSSVITESQEESRQMGSAILQSKKLLTKYGRREMTDRVLIFLALLFFFACVLFVLKRRLF; from the exons ATGGCAAGCTTATGGAAAAGTAACATTAAAAATACAAGTAATAGTGCAAATGCTGAAAGGAACCTACTTCAGGAGATTCTCAAGCTAGATCTACGAGTAAAGTCATGCATACAG GACATCCAAAACGGTTGCACAAGTCGAGAGGATTTGAATGCCAAAAATTTGGAAGCTGCAGAGAGTATGCGTAGCTACAAAAAAACGTTGGAG GCTTTGAAAGCACTTGCAATGGAGCAGGACAAAGTTCAGGACAAGGAGAGATTAATTCTGAAGGCTGAAGAGTGTGTGAAAGGAATGAAATG TAACATTGAAGCACTACGCAAGGCAAACCTTGTTGCTGAAAAGAACATTCATGATCAGGACAGGGAGAGGCTCCTGTCTGGAGGACATGTCAGGCAAAG GGGCCGTGCAGACAAGGAAACACTGATGAGAAGCACATCTGGCATGACAGAGAATCTGTTCTCCATCAGCAGAATGATGGCAGACCaggtcaagcacagtgaaaatgcgttAGATTTGCTTG tggGCACATCGTCAGTGATTACAGAAAGCCAGGAGGAATCTCGACAGATGGGCAGTGCAATTCTGCAGTCAAAGAAACTGCTCACGAAGTATGGCCGCAGGGAGATGACTGACCGTGTGCTTATTTTCCTagcacttttgtttttctttgcctGTGTTCTCTTTGTGCTGAAACGAAGACTTTTTTGA